The genomic segment TATTGTTCCAGAAACCGAGGACCACTCGGCAAATCTGATATATATCTGTTCTGTGACCAGAGGTAAGCCTCAGACCCAGGTTTATATATACTCCGTGCTCGGCGATTGCTTTGTTCTTGTAATACCATCTGAAACTAACTTGCGTATAAAAACAAAAACACAGGATGGAGCCGTTCTATCCGTCCGTCGACGTTCGCCGAGTAGTCGTGAAAATCCGCCTTGAGCGTGACAAGGCACCGTGCTTTGTTCTCCGATTGATATAAAGCACTCCCACGAGAGAGTCGTCGTAGGCGGCCGTGAGCACCGGAAGGATGTCGCCGAACGTCTGCGTCGGGGACTGGCCTCATAACCGAGTGGTCGATGGTTCGAATCCGTCAGGGCCCATAAAAAACCCGCGAGCGACGGCGACCGGCGCTTCGACGCTATTCTGACGACTCGAGTCGCGCCGCCTCGCTAGGACTCCTCGTCGGGGTCGTACTGGGACGCCGTGCGCAGGTGTAGCCCGACGCCGAGGGCGGCACCGACGGTGGCCAGTCCGACGGTGCCCGCGGCGACGCCGACGCCCATCGGCGTCAACTCGTCCACCGGCCCGTCGCCGACGAGGACGACGCCGCGCATCCCTCGGTCGCGGTACGTCGTACACTCGTACGTCGAGAGGCCGTCGCCGTCGAAGGCGAGGGCGAACTCGTGGCCGGTGCCGCGCACTCGTTCGCTGGCGTACCCCACGCCTTCGTCCACGACGTCGTAGGCGCCCGCCGTGCCGACCCACTCCCACCGGACGACCGTCCCCGGGTCGACGTGGACCGCCGCGGGTTCGAACGCGAACGCGCCGCCGTTCCCCGTCGCGCCGACTTCGACGGTCACCTCGGACTCGTCGCGCCGGTCGGCGACGCCGTCGTAGTTGTCCGTACCGGCCAGCCAGCCGTCGAAACTCGGCTTCGGGGCGTCGTCGCCACCGTCGGATTCGCTCGCACTCGCGTCGTCGGCCGCCGCGCCGCCCGGGAGCGTCACCGCGACGTCGCCGACGACGAGGGCGCCCCGCATCCCCATCGGACTGTGGGGCGCGCAGGCGTAGGGAATCACGCCCGGCGACGACGGCGAGTGGGAGAACGTCGCGCCCGCGTCGGTTGCGAACGCCGACTCGAACGAACCGTCATCGGCGACCACGTTGTGACTGCCCCCCTCGCCGGTCCACGTCCACGTCACCGTCGCGCCCGGGGAGACCCGGACGACGGCCGGCGAGAAGGCGAACGCGCCGCCGTTGCCGGCCGTCCCGACTTCGACGGCCACGTCGTCGCGGCCGGTGGCGTCGACGACGGCGTCCGCGCCGTCGGTGTTCGCCAACCACTCGGTCAGGTCCGCCGCCTCCGCCGCGCGGGCGGGTCGGGCGAGGAGCGCAGAACCCATCAGGGCGCCCGTGCCGGCCAGCATCTGCCGCCGCGTGTAGCCCGGCATCTCACACCTCGTAGCCCGCGTAGGCCATCACCTGCTCGAACAACTCGGTGTCCATCGCGGGCGTGTAGACGACGGCCGACAGCATCCCGCCGGGATACGACGACCCGTTCCGGACGTGGTCGACCTTGTGGCAGTGGATGAGGTAGATGCCGGGGTCGGCGTCCGCCTCGAACTCGACGGTGTAGCGTTCGGCGGGCGCGACGTTCACCACGTCCTGCATCAGTTGCATCGCCTCGGGAATCGGCGACCCGTCCTTCTCGACGACCTTGAAGCGGTGGTTGTGCAGGTGCATCGGGTGCGCCTGGAAGCCCGCGTTCACCCAGTGGATGCGGACCGTGTCGCCGGGGTCGACGACGAGCGGCGACCCCGTCTCGGGGTGGAACGTCGCGGGCGCGGACTTGCCGTTGATGGTGAACGTGTCCATCTGCCGGTTCGTGATGTCGTACGTCGCGCCCTCGCCGCCGTACTGCCGCGAGAGGCGGGTGTCCCACTCCTTGACGGTCATGTAGTACTCCTTGTCGGCCCGTTCGTACCCCTCGGGTTCGACGCGGAGGACGCCGTACATCCCCATGTCCATGTGTCGCGGCGTCTGGTAGTGGCAGTGGTAGAGGTGCGTGCCGGCCACGTTGGCGGTGAACTCGTACGTGTGCGTCTCGCCGGGTTCGACGGTGACGCCCGTCGTCGTCGGCACGCCGTCGTTCTCCCACGTCTTCCGCAGGCCGTGGACGTGGAACGTGTGCGGCATGTCCATCTCCGTGTTGTCGAGGGTGACCGAGAACGTCTCTCCCTCGGCGATGCGGAGAATCGGGCCGGGGACGGAGGGCGTTCCGTCGTCGGCCTGCCACGCCCACACGACGGGGAGCGTGATGGGGCCGTTCATCGTCTCGCCGGGGTGGACGTGGTGGACCGCGCTCACGGACTTCAGCGTCACGTGGTTGTCTCGGTCGCCGAGTTCGACCACCTCGGGCCGGCCGGTCGTCGGGAGGTCGCCGGCGACCGACTGCGCGGCCGACGCGTCGACCCGCGTCACAGTCGGCGTCGAACTCGTCAGGCAACCGGCGGAGGCGAACAGGCCCGTCGACCCCGTCGCCGCGAGGAACTGTCGTCGGGAGATTCCGTCACCGGGGGCACCAATCTCGTTCGTCATAGCTCGTAGTTATCCGTAGGGGTACATATTCACTGAAGCAAACTCTCACCCACCGAGAAACAGAGCGTTTAATTGGCTGTAGACCCGTTCTCACGGCCTGATAGTTCACGAACGAACGTGACTGCCCGGAGAGTGATAATGATACGATATGAGACAACTAGCGGGGCTGAGTCACCTCGTGGGCCGTCTCCCGTCAGGCGTCGGCCGTCGTCTCGTCGTCGTCGTTCGACGCATCGGAGTCGTCGGCGTCGGCGTCGTCTTCTTCTTCGCTCGTGTCGGTCTGGGAGTCGTCGGCGTCGGCGTTCTCGGAGCCGCCATCGTCTGCGGCGGCTTCGTCCGCCCGTTCGTCTCTGTTCGCCTGCGTTTCCGACGCCGCCGCGTCGTTCTCCGCTGCCGACTCGGAGTCACTCGTCTCCGCCGTCTGCGTGGCGTCCGTCGTCTCGGTGGTCTCGGAATCCGCCGACGCCGTCTCGGTGGTCTCCGAATCGTCGTCCTCGCCGCTCACCGTCTCGGTCAGT from the Halogeometricum rufum genome contains:
- a CDS encoding multicopper oxidase domain-containing protein translates to MTNEIGAPGDGISRRQFLAATGSTGLFASAGCLTSSTPTVTRVDASAAQSVAGDLPTTGRPEVVELGDRDNHVTLKSVSAVHHVHPGETMNGPITLPVVWAWQADDGTPSVPGPILRIAEGETFSVTLDNTEMDMPHTFHVHGLRKTWENDGVPTTTGVTVEPGETHTYEFTANVAGTHLYHCHYQTPRHMDMGMYGVLRVEPEGYERADKEYYMTVKEWDTRLSRQYGGEGATYDITNRQMDTFTINGKSAPATFHPETGSPLVVDPGDTVRIHWVNAGFQAHPMHLHNHRFKVVEKDGSPIPEAMQLMQDVVNVAPAERYTVEFEADADPGIYLIHCHKVDHVRNGSSYPGGMLSAVVYTPAMDTELFEQVMAYAGYEV
- a CDS encoding halocyanin domain-containing protein; the encoded protein is MPGYTRRQMLAGTGALMGSALLARPARAAEAADLTEWLANTDGADAVVDATGRDDVAVEVGTAGNGGAFAFSPAVVRVSPGATVTWTWTGEGGSHNVVADDGSFESAFATDAGATFSHSPSSPGVIPYACAPHSPMGMRGALVVGDVAVTLPGGAAADDASASESDGGDDAPKPSFDGWLAGTDNYDGVADRRDESEVTVEVGATGNGGAFAFEPAAVHVDPGTVVRWEWVGTAGAYDVVDEGVGYASERVRGTGHEFALAFDGDGLSTYECTTYRDRGMRGVVLVGDGPVDELTPMGVGVAAGTVGLATVGAALGVGLHLRTASQYDPDEES